A stretch of the Streptomyces sp. NBC_00078 genome encodes the following:
- a CDS encoding condensation protein: MTALEHPARAGGPARSPVRIPFPVVDEVARHCIQEEEPETVHIEVHLPGRLDRDRLRAAFVAALRRHPRILMREAPGHWYRRRYEWELTGGPDAEVVSFPPGGRCALRDARTRALTSAPPLSLSPPVRLEVVEGAGPAEGSEATDAVGVPPGRHDGPQPGLSRGTVLFLTINHTALDGPACLRVLATAAELYGGRDNSPAAPPVRTTDAPRDPGDSPSNWSPPARVAPGTPEPSPGNGMLVTELPLPHRPKGSPYTVNDQLMVTTALTIAHWNREHGARPRPLRITMPVDDRPRDATMPIGNGTRLVEVTFSTRELAAHAVADMPSLLRGTAIRTRALKSLPRPQLGHGAALLTAPVTPVAWRAALTRGLRRAAAPWTSTTLLSNIGRIPYPLDFGEEAGRAHAVWFSAPARMPRGLTVTTASTAGRLHLALRWSRALLSHGDGAHLRDLFEHYLHSTEVTP, from the coding sequence ATGACCGCACTCGAACACCCCGCGCGTGCCGGGGGCCCGGCTCGTTCGCCGGTTCGTATTCCGTTTCCGGTCGTCGACGAGGTCGCCCGGCACTGCATCCAGGAGGAGGAGCCGGAGACGGTTCACATCGAGGTGCATCTGCCGGGGCGGCTGGACCGGGACCGGCTCCGTGCCGCGTTCGTCGCGGCATTGCGTCGCCATCCGCGCATCCTGATGCGCGAAGCCCCAGGTCACTGGTATCGGCGGCGCTACGAATGGGAGTTGACAGGCGGGCCGGACGCGGAGGTGGTGTCCTTCCCGCCGGGGGGCCGGTGCGCGTTGCGGGACGCGCGGACGCGGGCGCTGACGAGTGCCCCGCCGCTGTCCCTTTCTCCGCCGGTACGCCTGGAGGTGGTGGAGGGGGCGGGCCCTGCGGAGGGCAGCGAGGCGACGGACGCCGTCGGTGTGCCGCCCGGGAGGCACGACGGCCCGCAACCGGGCCTTTCCCGGGGCACCGTCCTCTTCCTCACCATCAACCACACCGCCCTGGACGGCCCGGCCTGTCTGCGTGTCCTGGCCACCGCGGCCGAGCTGTACGGAGGCAGGGACAACTCCCCCGCAGCACCCCCCGTACGCACCACCGACGCCCCCCGGGACCCCGGCGACTCCCCCTCCAACTGGTCCCCGCCCGCCCGCGTCGCCCCCGGCACCCCCGAGCCCTCCCCAGGCAACGGCATGCTCGTCACCGAACTCCCGCTCCCCCACCGCCCGAAGGGCTCCCCCTACACGGTGAACGACCAGCTCATGGTCACCACCGCCCTCACCATCGCCCACTGGAACAGAGAACACGGCGCCCGCCCACGCCCCCTTCGCATCACCATGCCCGTGGACGACCGCCCCCGGGACGCCACCATGCCCATCGGCAACGGCACCCGTCTGGTCGAAGTCACCTTCAGCACGCGGGAGTTGGCCGCCCACGCCGTCGCCGACATGCCCTCCCTCCTGCGCGGCACGGCCATCCGCACCCGCGCCCTGAAATCCCTCCCCCGTCCACAGCTCGGCCACGGCGCCGCGCTGCTCACCGCGCCCGTCACCCCCGTGGCCTGGCGCGCCGCCCTCACCCGGGGCCTGCGCAGAGCCGCCGCGCCCTGGACGTCGACGACACTCCTCAGCAACATCGGCCGCATCCCGTACCCCCTGGACTTCGGCGAGGAGGCGGGCCGCGCGCACGCGGTCTGGTTCTCGGCGCCGGCCCGGATGCCCCGCGGCCTGACCGTCACCACCGCGTCCACCGCGGGCCGCCTCCACCTCGCCCTGCGCTGGTCCCGCGCCCTGCTCAGCCACGGCGACGGGGCTCACCTCCGGGACCTGTTCGAGCACTACCTGCACTCCACGGAGGTCACCCCATGA
- a CDS encoding class I SAM-dependent methyltransferase — protein MTTTPTLRPGLRDFYENPTVPVASGTPRTLRQARMLATALGPATGTPRTVLDLGCGDGTAAATAAPLLSGHRIVGVDWSQDALTRARTHLSYAVRGELGGGGLPFGTACADAVLFSEVIEHLVDPDAALDEIRRVLRPGGHLMLSTPNLAAWYNRALLLAGVQPVFSEVSLRAIHGRPGREVVGHLRLYTARALREFVAGSGFEIVEMKGAPFHGVPRTLRTLDRLACSRPSLASILLLHARKT, from the coding sequence ATGACCACCACCCCCACGCTCCGCCCCGGCCTCCGCGACTTCTACGAGAACCCCACCGTCCCCGTCGCCTCCGGCACCCCGCGCACCCTCCGCCAGGCCCGCATGCTGGCCACCGCCCTCGGCCCGGCCACGGGCACCCCGCGCACCGTCCTCGACCTCGGCTGCGGGGACGGCACCGCCGCCGCCACCGCGGCGCCCCTGCTGTCCGGCCATCGCATCGTCGGCGTCGACTGGTCCCAGGACGCCCTCACCCGCGCCCGCACGCACCTGTCGTACGCCGTCCGTGGTGAACTCGGCGGCGGTGGGCTGCCGTTCGGGACCGCCTGCGCCGACGCCGTGCTGTTCAGCGAGGTCATCGAGCACCTGGTCGACCCGGATGCGGCGCTCGACGAGATCCGGCGTGTACTGCGCCCCGGAGGCCACCTGATGCTCTCCACCCCGAACCTGGCCGCCTGGTACAACCGCGCCCTCCTGCTGGCCGGCGTGCAGCCCGTGTTCTCCGAAGTCAGCCTGCGCGCGATCCACGGCCGGCCGGGAAGGGAGGTGGTGGGGCATCTGCGGCTCTACACCGCCCGCGCGCTGCGGGAGTTCGTCGCCGGGTCCGGATTCGAGATCGTGGAGATGAAGGGCGCGCCCTTCCACGGCGTACCGCGCACGCTCCGCACGCTCGACCGGCTGGCCTGCTCCAGACCGTCGCTCGCCTCGATCCTGCTTCTGCACGCGCGAAAGACCTAG
- a CDS encoding Trm112 family protein, which yields MKPDDPLLRILACPLDKGPLHLLLPDGPTADEALYNPRLHRRYPIVDGIPQLLPSSGEQVSDDEHESLLERISP from the coding sequence ATGAAGCCCGACGACCCACTGCTGCGGATCCTGGCCTGCCCGCTCGACAAGGGCCCGCTGCACCTTCTCCTGCCGGACGGGCCGACGGCCGACGAGGCCCTCTACAACCCGCGTCTGCACCGCCGTTACCCGATCGTCGACGGCATCCCGCAGCTGCTGCCGTCCTCCGGGGAGCAGGTGTCGGACGACGAGCACGAGTCCCTTCTGGAGCGGATCTCGCCGTGA
- a CDS encoding FkbM family methyltransferase, producing MTAPRTLAARLAPHLPVRLVAATARAVYPRFEPELARLSDLCPAGCGTAVDVGGWYGPWTRRLAGRAGQVVTVEPVPHLARLLTSAAPANVRVVQAAASDRPGTARLWLPPDDAGDRGVSSLVRRDIHAHALHVPCVTLDELGLRDVGFIKIDVDGSELAVLRGATGLLARDRPALFVELESRIQPIAPVVTYLSLLRYAGWVLPGSTWMPLAQFPLEAHQAGASHVVSQGLLGRVLPFRAHPRYVNSVLFLPDGRRPGVSAVGDHGSHAARHAPR from the coding sequence GTGACCGCACCCCGCACCCTGGCCGCCCGTCTGGCCCCGCACCTGCCCGTCCGCCTGGTGGCGGCCACCGCACGGGCGGTCTACCCGCGCTTCGAACCCGAGCTGGCCCGGCTGTCCGACCTGTGCCCGGCCGGCTGTGGCACCGCTGTGGACGTAGGCGGCTGGTACGGCCCGTGGACCCGGCGCCTGGCGGGGCGGGCGGGCCAGGTGGTGACCGTCGAACCGGTCCCCCACCTGGCCCGCCTCCTCACCTCCGCCGCCCCGGCGAACGTCCGTGTCGTCCAGGCCGCCGCCTCGGACCGCCCGGGCACCGCCCGGCTGTGGCTGCCACCTGACGACGCCGGCGACCGGGGCGTGTCCTCCCTGGTCCGCCGGGACATCCACGCCCACGCCCTGCATGTCCCCTGCGTCACCCTCGACGAACTCGGCCTGCGGGACGTCGGCTTCATCAAGATCGACGTGGACGGCAGCGAGCTGGCGGTGCTGCGCGGGGCGACGGGCCTGCTGGCCCGCGACCGCCCCGCGCTCTTCGTCGAGCTGGAGTCCCGCATCCAGCCGATCGCCCCCGTCGTCACCTACCTCTCCCTGCTGCGCTACGCCGGCTGGGTGCTGCCCGGCTCGACCTGGATGCCGCTCGCGCAGTTCCCCCTGGAGGCCCATCAGGCGGGTGCCTCGCACGTCGTCTCCCAGGGCCTGCTGGGCCGCGTCCTGCCCTTCCGCGCCCACCCCCGTTATGTCAACTCCGTCCTCTTCCTCCCGGACGGCCGCCGCCCGGGTGTCAGTGCCGTGGGCGACCATGGTTCCCATGCCGCCCGCCACGCACCCCGCTAG
- a CDS encoding RimK family alpha-L-glutamate ligase produces the protein MVRVALATYDPGAHPSRDRDLPVLVRALREAGADAVAVPWDDPGTDWSGFDLVVIRSTWDYSWRAGEFVEWAQKCAAVTRLANPAKIVRWNTDKRYLGDLAAAGVPVVPTRYLAPGDAAGLPDGHEYVVKPTSGAGARYAARYTPDDHDRAVRHLARMHEEGLTAMVQPYLSGIDVSGERALQFFGGRFLHASRKGAVLAPGTAYDADKVPHPDLVPWTPSEAELAVAELALAAVPDASGLLYARVDLVDGADGQPRVMELELVEPNLFLDLHPGSVAAVRDAILTASGTRF, from the coding sequence ATGGTCCGTGTCGCCCTCGCCACCTACGACCCCGGAGCGCACCCCAGCAGGGACCGCGACCTTCCCGTTCTGGTGCGTGCGCTGCGGGAGGCCGGGGCCGATGCCGTCGCCGTGCCCTGGGACGACCCCGGTACCGACTGGAGCGGGTTCGATCTCGTCGTCATCCGCTCGACCTGGGACTACAGCTGGCGGGCGGGCGAGTTCGTGGAGTGGGCGCAGAAGTGCGCCGCGGTCACCCGGCTCGCCAATCCGGCGAAGATCGTGCGCTGGAACACGGACAAGCGGTACCTCGGGGATCTCGCGGCGGCCGGCGTGCCCGTCGTCCCCACCCGGTATCTCGCGCCCGGCGACGCCGCCGGCCTTCCCGACGGCCACGAGTACGTCGTCAAGCCGACCTCGGGCGCGGGCGCCCGGTACGCCGCCCGCTACACGCCGGACGACCACGACAGGGCCGTACGACACCTCGCGCGCATGCACGAGGAAGGGCTGACCGCGATGGTGCAGCCGTATCTGTCCGGCATCGACGTCAGTGGTGAGCGTGCGCTGCAGTTCTTCGGCGGACGGTTCCTGCACGCCAGTCGGAAGGGCGCCGTACTGGCGCCGGGCACGGCCTACGACGCCGACAAGGTGCCCCACCCGGACCTGGTGCCGTGGACCCCGAGTGAGGCGGAACTCGCCGTCGCCGAGCTTGCGTTGGCCGCCGTACCGGACGCATCCGGGCTGCTGTACGCGCGCGTGGACCTCGTCGACGGGGCCGACGGCCAGCCGCGGGTGATGGAGCTGGAACTGGTCGAGCCGAACCTCTTCCTCGATCTGCATCCGGGGTCGGTGGCCGCGGTCAGGGACGCGATTCTGACGGCCTCAGGGACACGGTTCTGA
- a CDS encoding acyl-CoA synthetase, with protein MTSLFPALENPNNRLALRFGDRSLTYAELAAATGALAARIPAGGRVAVWATPGLETAVAVVAALRAGVAAVPLNPKSGEKELGHILSDSAPSVVLAAAGDELPSSTRELARIDVDVHGTGGLAPAPAVTAEDPALIVYTSGTTGPPKGAVIPRRAIAGTLDALADAWQWTGDDVLVHGLPLFHVHGLVLGILGPLRLGGCVRHLGGFSTEGVTRELNDGATMLFGVPTMYHRIAQALSTEPELVKALGSARLLVSGSAALPVHDHERIAAATGRRVVERYGMTETLMNTSVRADGEPRAGAVGLPLPGVELRLVEEDGSAITSYDSQTVGEIQVRGPNLFTGYLNRPDATEAAFTADGWFRTGDMAVRDPDGYVRIVGRKATDLIKSGGYKIGAGEIENALLEHPGVREAAVTGEPDADLGERIVAWVVPVDPQSPPGAQELADHVAGRLAPHKRPRVVHYLSALPRNDMGKIMKRALNRD; from the coding sequence GTGACCTCTCTCTTCCCGGCCCTGGAGAATCCGAACAACCGCCTCGCCCTGCGGTTCGGGGACCGGTCCCTGACGTATGCCGAGCTGGCCGCGGCGACCGGCGCCCTGGCGGCCCGGATCCCGGCCGGCGGCCGGGTCGCCGTCTGGGCCACGCCCGGGCTGGAGACCGCGGTGGCCGTGGTGGCGGCCCTGCGGGCGGGGGTGGCCGCCGTGCCGCTCAATCCGAAGTCGGGCGAGAAGGAGCTCGGGCACATCCTGTCCGACAGCGCACCGTCGGTGGTGCTGGCGGCAGCGGGTGATGAACTCCCCTCGTCCACGAGGGAGTTGGCGCGCATCGACGTGGACGTCCACGGCACGGGAGGCCTCGCCCCGGCCCCCGCCGTCACCGCCGAGGACCCCGCCCTGATCGTCTACACGTCGGGCACCACCGGCCCGCCCAAGGGTGCCGTCATCCCGCGGCGGGCGATCGCCGGCACCCTGGACGCGCTCGCCGACGCCTGGCAGTGGACCGGCGACGACGTGCTCGTGCACGGGCTGCCGCTGTTCCATGTGCACGGTCTGGTGCTGGGCATCCTGGGCCCGCTCCGGCTCGGCGGCTGTGTCCGGCACCTGGGCGGGTTCAGTACGGAGGGTGTGACACGCGAGCTCAACGACGGCGCGACCATGCTGTTCGGCGTGCCGACGATGTACCACCGGATCGCCCAGGCCCTCTCCACGGAACCGGAGTTGGTGAAGGCACTCGGTTCGGCGCGGCTGCTCGTCTCCGGTTCCGCCGCGCTCCCCGTGCACGACCACGAGCGCATCGCGGCCGCGACCGGCCGCCGGGTCGTCGAGCGCTACGGCATGACGGAGACGCTCATGAACACCAGCGTGCGGGCGGACGGCGAGCCGCGCGCGGGCGCCGTCGGCCTGCCGCTGCCCGGCGTCGAGCTGCGGCTCGTCGAGGAGGACGGGTCGGCCATCACCTCGTACGACTCACAGACCGTGGGCGAGATCCAGGTCCGCGGGCCGAACCTCTTCACCGGCTATCTGAACCGGCCCGACGCGACCGAGGCCGCGTTCACCGCCGACGGCTGGTTCCGCACCGGTGACATGGCGGTGCGCGATCCCGACGGATACGTCCGCATCGTCGGCCGCAAGGCCACCGACCTGATCAAGAGCGGGGGTTACAAGATCGGGGCCGGTGAGATCGAGAACGCGCTGCTGGAGCATCCGGGAGTGCGGGAGGCCGCGGTCACCGGGGAGCCGGACGCGGACCTGGGTGAGCGGATCGTGGCGTGGGTGGTGCCGGTTGATCCACAGTCGCCGCCCGGTGCACAGGAGTTGGCGGACCATGTGGCCGGCCGTCTCGCCCCGCACAAGCGGCCACGCGTCGTGCACTACCTCTCCGCCCTCCCCCGCAACGACATGGGGAAGATCATGAAGCGGGCGCTGAACCGTGACTGA
- a CDS encoding carboxyl transferase domain-containing protein has protein sequence MTERLSARAFLALVADESTFTELPHPARDFGAGDEAVSDGPLAWHGYDASRARAAERTGERESVVCGTATVTGTRAVLLAFEFGFLGGSLGERTGDRLESAYAYARAHRLPVVPLVATGGSRMQEGMLALTQLQRVARQSALTREAGLPQIAVLRDPTTGGGWATLGAGADVVLALPGAQVGFAGSRVRPPDADPTAYRAEAQVAAGAADAVVPLAELPVTLGRWLRLLTGGAGSLGAGSEPATATASAVPAAPVPAALGAGDLPGTGWAAVQRARSAERPRAQAYLDAYFTHRVTLSGDRCGGTDRGMLCGFGERDGRSVAYAAQAGTATRPAGYRTAARLIRLADRLGIPVLTLVDTPGAANDAEAERQGAGAAIAELFGAVAAARTPVTTLVIGEGGSGGALALAASDNTWATPDSYFSVIAPELAAAILKRPAHQVEATADQLRIRPQDLVELGVIRGVVEPAARSRP, from the coding sequence GTGACTGAACGCCTCTCCGCCCGCGCGTTCCTGGCCCTGGTCGCGGACGAGTCGACCTTCACCGAACTCCCGCACCCCGCAAGGGACTTCGGGGCCGGGGACGAGGCCGTGTCCGACGGCCCCCTCGCCTGGCACGGCTACGACGCCTCGCGCGCGCGTGCCGCCGAGCGCACCGGCGAGCGGGAGTCCGTCGTGTGCGGCACCGCGACTGTCACGGGGACGCGGGCCGTGCTGCTCGCCTTCGAGTTCGGCTTCCTCGGCGGCTCGCTCGGCGAACGCACCGGCGACCGGCTGGAGTCGGCGTACGCCTACGCCCGCGCACACCGGCTCCCTGTCGTCCCGCTGGTCGCCACCGGTGGCAGCCGTATGCAGGAGGGCATGCTCGCGCTGACCCAACTCCAGCGCGTGGCCCGTCAGTCGGCGCTGACCCGGGAGGCGGGCCTCCCGCAGATCGCCGTCCTCCGGGATCCCACGACGGGCGGCGGCTGGGCGACGCTGGGCGCGGGAGCCGACGTCGTCCTCGCCCTGCCGGGCGCGCAGGTCGGCTTCGCCGGCTCCCGGGTCCGCCCGCCGGACGCGGACCCGACGGCGTACCGGGCGGAGGCGCAGGTGGCGGCGGGCGCGGCCGACGCCGTGGTGCCTTTGGCGGAACTGCCGGTGACGCTGGGCCGGTGGCTGCGGCTGCTGACGGGCGGGGCGGGGTCCCTTGGGGCCGGCTCCGAGCCCGCGACCGCCACCGCCTCTGCTGTTCCGGCCGCTCCCGTTCCGGCCGCCCTCGGCGCCGGCGACCTCCCCGGCACCGGCTGGGCGGCGGTCCAGCGTGCCCGCTCGGCCGAACGACCCCGCGCGCAGGCCTACCTGGACGCCTACTTCACCCATCGGGTCACCCTCAGCGGCGACCGCTGCGGCGGCACCGACCGCGGCATGCTCTGCGGTTTCGGCGAGCGGGACGGCCGCAGCGTCGCCTACGCCGCCCAGGCCGGGACCGCGACCCGCCCCGCGGGCTACCGCACCGCCGCCCGGCTGATCCGCCTCGCGGACCGGCTCGGCATCCCGGTGCTGACCCTGGTGGACACCCCGGGCGCGGCCAACGACGCGGAGGCGGAGCGGCAGGGCGCGGGCGCGGCGATCGCGGAGCTGTTCGGCGCGGTGGCGGCGGCCCGTACGCCGGTCACCACTCTCGTCATCGGCGAGGGCGGGTCCGGGGGTGCGCTGGCACTGGCCGCGTCGGACAACACCTGGGCCACCCCGGACAGTTACTTCTCCGTCATCGCTCCCGAGCTCGCGGCCGCGATCCTCAAGCGGCCGGCCCACCAGGTGGAGGCGACGGCCGACCAACTCCGCATCCGGCCCCAGGACCTGGTGGAACTGGGGGTGATCCGCGGCGTCGTCGAACCCGCGGCCCGTTCCCGGCCCTGA
- a CDS encoding rod shape-determining protein, with translation MTASLEQLRRCHFAVDLGAARTRVYVKGAGLVVDQPSAAAVNTRTGALIAVGEFAEKMKGRTPDYIRVIRPVSGGTVVDIEMAQRMLRQLLGDKMRRALRRKPFLRAAACTPHDADPLARRAAVETLVGLGARRVELVDTLIAAAVGCGLPVEQPEATMIMVCGAATTQVAVLSLGSIVTAERIPVGGEAVDHAIVQHLRHEHELMLPSQSVRPLQIALSGNGLTAQGPASTEIHGRDVATGLARSVQVDTAAVRDAIETPLTAVLDGIGRVLRDCPPDLVADLVDRGITMVGGSALLPGLDQMLRQATKMPVHIAERPDVCAVQGLGYMLEGKIEPLVLDPIST, from the coding sequence ATGACTGCCAGTCTGGAGCAGTTGCGCCGCTGCCATTTCGCCGTCGACCTGGGGGCGGCCCGGACCCGCGTCTACGTCAAGGGCGCCGGCCTCGTCGTCGACCAGCCGTCCGCCGCCGCCGTGAACACCCGCACCGGTGCCCTCATCGCCGTGGGCGAGTTCGCCGAGAAGATGAAGGGCCGCACCCCGGACTACATCCGCGTCATCCGCCCGGTGTCCGGCGGCACCGTCGTCGACATCGAGATGGCGCAGCGCATGCTCCGGCAGCTGCTCGGCGACAAGATGCGCCGCGCCCTGCGCCGCAAGCCCTTCCTGCGCGCCGCGGCCTGCACTCCGCACGACGCCGATCCGCTGGCCCGGCGCGCGGCCGTCGAGACGCTCGTGGGGCTCGGCGCACGGCGTGTGGAGCTCGTGGACACCCTCATCGCGGCCGCCGTGGGGTGCGGACTGCCCGTCGAGCAGCCCGAGGCCACCATGATCATGGTCTGCGGGGCGGCCACGACCCAGGTCGCCGTGCTCTCCCTCGGATCCATCGTCACCGCCGAGCGCATTCCCGTCGGCGGCGAGGCCGTGGACCACGCGATCGTCCAACACCTGCGCCACGAACACGAGTTGATGCTCCCCAGCCAGTCCGTACGACCGCTGCAGATCGCCCTGTCCGGCAACGGGCTCACCGCCCAGGGCCCGGCGTCCACGGAGATCCACGGGCGGGACGTCGCCACCGGTCTCGCCCGTTCCGTGCAGGTCGACACCGCCGCGGTGCGTGACGCGATCGAGACGCCGCTGACCGCCGTGCTCGACGGCATCGGAAGGGTGCTGCGCGACTGCCCGCCCGACCTGGTGGCCGACCTCGTCGACCGCGGGATCACGATGGTGGGCGGCAGCGCGCTGCTCCCGGGCCTCGACCAGATGCTCCGGCAGGCCACCAAGATGCCCGTGCACATCGCCGAGCGGCCCGACGTGTGTGCCGTACAGGGGCTGGGCTACATGCTGGAGGGCAAGATCGAGCCGCTGGTGCTCGACCCGATCTCCACCTGA
- a CDS encoding sensor histidine kinase, whose translation MSETDLFATLDPFIHPALFYGDEHEYLAGTVSFVRDALAAGEPVAVAVPADNLRLIRDELGAAAEAVLFLDMREAGRNPGRIIPGVLRSFADAQPLGTRVSIIGEPIWAGRSPTEYPACVQHEALINAAFRGRTATILCPYDTRRLPPQVIADAYATHPTFVRGGSGREEDSQAYAPADVVARYNQPLPLVPDVMSHRFDADSLSEVRHLAVDEAVRLGLSSARVEDLALTVAELATNSVLHGGGSGALGVWAEDGYVVCEVRDKGHLADPLAGRRPAARAQSGGRGLLLVNLVADLVRMHTGPGGTTVRCWFAR comes from the coding sequence ATGAGCGAGACCGACCTCTTCGCCACCCTCGACCCCTTCATCCACCCCGCCCTCTTCTACGGCGACGAGCACGAGTACCTCGCGGGCACCGTCTCCTTCGTGCGGGACGCGCTCGCGGCCGGTGAACCCGTCGCCGTGGCCGTGCCCGCCGACAACCTCCGGCTGATCCGGGACGAGCTGGGCGCTGCGGCCGAAGCCGTGCTGTTCCTGGACATGCGCGAGGCCGGGCGCAACCCCGGCCGGATCATCCCCGGGGTGCTGCGCTCCTTCGCCGACGCCCAGCCGCTCGGCACCCGGGTCAGCATCATCGGCGAACCGATCTGGGCCGGCCGTTCGCCCACCGAGTACCCGGCCTGCGTCCAGCACGAGGCGCTGATCAACGCGGCCTTCCGGGGCCGTACGGCGACCATCCTGTGCCCGTACGACACCCGGCGCCTCCCCCCGCAGGTCATCGCCGACGCCTACGCCACCCACCCCACCTTCGTCCGGGGCGGCTCGGGGCGGGAGGAGGACAGTCAGGCCTACGCGCCCGCGGACGTCGTCGCCCGCTACAACCAACCGTTGCCGCTCGTACCGGACGTGATGTCCCACCGCTTCGACGCGGACTCCCTCAGCGAGGTCCGGCATCTGGCGGTCGACGAGGCCGTACGGCTCGGCCTGTCGTCGGCCCGGGTCGAGGACCTGGCGCTGACCGTCGCCGAACTGGCCACCAACAGCGTGCTGCACGGCGGCGGTTCGGGCGCGCTCGGGGTGTGGGCCGAGGACGGGTACGTGGTGTGCGAGGTGCGGGACAAGGGCCACCTCGCCGACCCGCTGGCCGGACGCCGGCCCGCCGCCCGCGCTCAGAGCGGTGGCCGCGGGCTCCTTCTGGTCAACCTGGTCGCGGACCTGGTCCGGATGCACACGGGCCCCGGCGGCACGACCGTCCGCTGCTGGTTCGCCCGTTGA
- a CDS encoding DUF2235 domain-containing protein translates to MPRRIVVCLDGTGNQVGARNPTNVVRLYEMLEPDDPSSQLLYYDPGVGTMSAATARGPLGRGLSRLGGLAFGTGLKANLAEAYTYLMQHWEPGDAVYVFGFSRGAYTARALVGMLNKPGLMRPGAENLVPYAVARYAFNQDIDESEQEVARFSHAFCRRTENEPLWAQVKRNDPRQVSHHALPVAYLGVWDTVKAAGLLRLGDLRWPYTYSLPNAARIRHAVSLDEKRRPFREFLVRPRIPEPDTDRSTAEEVWFAGVHCDVGGTFDHVPGAPLLSTITLKWITDGVRDDLDFRPGAYAEETAVTEAFADATIHHNGTLWILAGRRSRPVPPSAVLHASVRLRRERNPGYRPDLAGRGRWADPDWFKPTWGQGPGADGQEADGPGA, encoded by the coding sequence ATGCCGCGCAGGATCGTCGTCTGCCTGGACGGAACCGGCAACCAGGTGGGCGCCCGCAACCCGACGAACGTGGTCAGGCTGTACGAGATGCTGGAGCCGGACGATCCGTCGAGCCAGCTGCTCTACTACGACCCCGGGGTCGGCACCATGTCGGCGGCCACCGCGCGCGGACCCCTGGGGCGGGGGCTCTCCCGGCTGGGCGGCCTCGCCTTCGGCACGGGCCTGAAGGCCAACCTCGCCGAGGCGTACACCTACCTCATGCAGCACTGGGAGCCAGGGGACGCGGTGTACGTCTTCGGGTTCAGCCGCGGCGCCTACACGGCCCGCGCGCTGGTCGGGATGCTCAACAAGCCGGGGCTGATGCGCCCGGGCGCGGAGAACCTCGTGCCCTACGCGGTGGCCAGATACGCCTTCAACCAGGACATCGACGAGAGTGAGCAGGAGGTCGCGCGCTTCTCGCACGCCTTCTGCCGGCGAACCGAGAACGAGCCGCTGTGGGCACAGGTCAAGCGCAACGACCCCCGGCAGGTCTCGCACCACGCCCTCCCGGTCGCCTACCTGGGCGTCTGGGACACCGTGAAGGCGGCCGGCCTCCTCCGGCTGGGCGACCTGCGCTGGCCCTACACCTACTCGCTGCCCAACGCCGCCCGCATCCGGCACGCCGTGTCCCTCGACGAGAAACGGCGGCCGTTCCGGGAGTTCCTGGTCAGGCCACGCATCCCCGAGCCCGACACGGACCGGAGCACCGCGGAGGAGGTGTGGTTCGCCGGTGTGCACTGCGATGTCGGCGGGACCTTCGACCACGTCCCGGGGGCGCCCCTGCTCTCCACGATCACCCTCAAGTGGATCACCGACGGTGTCCGCGACGACCTGGACTTCCGGCCGGGCGCCTACGCCGAGGAGACCGCGGTCACCGAGGCCTTCGCCGACGCCACCATCCACCACAACGGCACCCTGTGGATCCTCGCGGGCCGGCGCTCGCGTCCCGTACCTCCGTCGGCGGTGCTCCACGCGAGCGTACGGCTGCGCAGGGAACGGAACCCCGGCTACCGCCCTGACCTGGCCGGACGCGGGCGCTGGGCCGACCCGGACTGGTTCAAGCCCACCTGGGGCCAGGGACCGGGGGCCGACGGGCAGGAGGCCGACGGGCCGGGGGCCTAG